The genomic window TacaagagatagagagagagctagACCTTTCAATATCGCAAGAACAATGAGAAGGGTGCTGGTGGGGTGTGAGGAAATCAAAGGACCAACGACGAATGATGGGTTGACGACAACCAGATCAATGCCTTCTTCACCAGCCACCCTCCACGCCTCCTGCTCCGCCACCGTCTTTGCGTACGCATACCACAGCTGAAAGATGAAACGAAGAAgttgaaaaacaaattaaattgaGTTAACTGAACCACCTTTCAGCACATGCCAACAAGTGGTACAGAGGATCAAGAAGGGACTGGTTCAGGTTATGGCGGCAACTCACGTTATGGCGCTTGCAGTACTCTGCATCACTCCAATGTGACTCGCTCAAAGGCGACACCTGCTGCGCATCTGCTCTGTAGCGAATTGCAGAGCAGGAAGACGTGAGCACAACTCTCTTGATGGAGCACTTGGACCTCGAGCACGACTTCAACACGTTGACTGTACCCTTTATGCAAGGATCAAGCAAGGACTCCTGCCATGGCCACCAAACACAGAGTCGGCGGTCTGAATTAATCAATATGTGGGTCATTTTAATTAATTAGAAGCTAGCTACTGCTGCAGTTAACCTTGCTCTTCAAACGGATCAATCCAACCTGTGCAACCGCTTTTAGTAATTGTTCTCACTTTTAATCACCAATTAAAGGATTGACCAAAATACAGAATTCACACAAAAAATTGTCACAGCAGGGTGACaagaaaaacatatatatatatatatatatatatatatatatatatatatatatatatatatatatatatatatatatatatatatactgtgtACCGACCTGAATATTTCTATCATATGGTACCAAGACAGGGGATGCAGTATGGAAGACTCCTTCAACTCCATCAACAGCTTCATCGAAGCTGCCCTCCTCCATAAGATCAGCCTTTACCAGCTTCAACCTCTCCTTGGCACCACAGAGCCCCCACAGATAGCCCACCTTCTCTAAATTGCCTGAATGATTAGTTCACTAAATTAAGAACTCTTTATAGCCTATATCACATGTGTGTGGTTGCAAATACCAATTTATGAGAGTATTGATGACCTGGGTCCCGAACTGTGGCCCGGACGTGATACCCCTTCTCAAGCAAGGCCTTGATCAAATAGGTGGCAATCAGGCCAGTGCCTCCAGTTACACAAATCTCCCTCATCTCTGCCTTTCCTTCGTTTCCTCAGTCCGTTCTTTGATTTTCAGAAAAGCAAGAGAGAACAGCAAATACACAAATGGCTATTAACGATCTTTTTATAAGCTTTCAAGGTTCAATAGTTCTTCATTTGGCCTTGATCAATTTGGTTCGCCCAAAAGGATGAGACCATGCATTTGAGGCATGTCATGGTAGATGATTCATACTTTGTGTGTGGACGGTGTCAGGGGAAGGGTCATGGGCAGGTGGAGGTTGGACACAAGCGTCAATGTTAACAACTAAAATGAGTTTGAATTTCAGCATATATATGGGCATATATTAATGACTtatggaaaattttaagaaaaatggcaTCCCAAATATTGTTACACTTCCCTAACGCGAACCTGGAAAAGTTTGGTTTTGATTTGTTTCTGCACAAAAACCGTGCATGCATTCAAGCAGTAGTCCTCGTCAGCTGTGGactgtttttttcttggtgacGACCTTTAAGTCCACATACTTATGTGTCTTGGGGTTCTGTTGAACCCCGTAGAAATCGCTGTAATATAAATAAGTgaattgtcacaaaaaaaatgcccttttttaaaaaaaaaaaacgagtatTTAATGCAAAAACGAGTTatgccgtataatacccgtactattcccgtttttaaaaaaaaacgtcaaaaaacaaaaaacgcatAAAATACTCGTTTAATAtccatataatacccgtattatacgttatttttctgttttttacctttttttattaattattattttttataatttttaagatgtattaaatgtttaattttaaaaaaaaattgccaaactttttccgttttattgcttatatataaaattttaccgtattatacctgtTTTTCTCCTCACAATTTAATTCTGTtcccgttttttgtgacaatgactTTACATGCTACGTATACAAATTTACATGATAAAAATTTAGACGCTGAAGTGGCCGAGGATGTACTGAAGTGCGTGTTTAGTAATTCAAAGAAACTCCAATGCATTTGGATTTGTAAATTTTGATGACCATGATGATGCTGGGCGTGCATGGTTGATGACCATGGGCGTGCATGGTAATTCAAAGAAACTTCGACTAGCATTTTATTATTTGCTTTGCAATGACAGCGATGTCAAGCTGGCAATTACAGTTGATTTGaacattttgttttcaaaaatttctgaaTCGCACTGTGGGAACAGAAACTTTACATGTGGCAAGAGCTCAAAAGAAGGCAGATCATGAAGAAATCCAAGGTCGTCA from Nymphaea colorata isolate Beijing-Zhang1983 chromosome 6, ASM883128v2, whole genome shotgun sequence includes these protein-coding regions:
- the LOC116256493 gene encoding tetraketide alpha-pyrone reductase 2, with amino-acid sequence MREICVTGGTGLIATYLIKALLEKGYHVRATVRDPGNLEKVGYLWGLCGAKERLKLVKADLMEEGSFDEAVDGVEGVFHTASPVLVPYDRNIQESLLDPCIKGTVNVLKSCSRSKCSIKRVVLTSSCSAIRYRADAQQVSPLSESHWSDAEYCKRHNLWYAYAKTVAEQEAWRVAGEEGIDLVVVNPSFVVGPLISSHPTSTLLIVLAILKGANNEEYPNTTVGFVHADDVVACHLRAMEEKSASGRFICSSSVFHWSEVVSMLKARYPHYPIANKCGEQVGDSNPHSMDTKKVQELGLTAFKTVDQMFDDCIKSFQIKGLI